A window from Pedobacter africanus encodes these proteins:
- the nth gene encoding endonuclease III, producing MLKKERYQLFVSHFSARQPDAETELHYNNPFQLLVAVILSAQCTDKRINQVTPALFKRFPNAKALAETTPDIVFDYIRSVSYPNNKAKHLVGMANMLLNDFNNEVPADVNQLQKMPGVGRKTANVIASVIYNAPAMAVDTHVFRVANRIGLTNGKTPLAVEKDLVKNLPEHTIHIAHHWLILHGRYVCVARSPKCSICEITHFCRFYEKNYKTTKIISEI from the coding sequence ATGCTTAAAAAAGAAAGATATCAGCTTTTTGTATCCCACTTTTCTGCCAGGCAACCTGATGCAGAAACTGAATTGCATTATAACAATCCTTTTCAGCTTTTGGTAGCAGTTATATTGTCTGCTCAATGCACAGATAAGAGAATTAATCAGGTTACTCCGGCATTGTTCAAACGTTTTCCCAATGCTAAAGCCCTGGCAGAAACTACTCCAGATATTGTATTCGATTACATCAGAAGTGTAAGTTACCCGAACAATAAAGCCAAACACCTTGTGGGGATGGCCAATATGCTCCTGAATGATTTTAACAACGAAGTCCCTGCTGATGTAAATCAACTCCAGAAAATGCCTGGTGTTGGCAGAAAAACGGCGAATGTGATTGCCTCAGTAATTTATAATGCCCCGGCAATGGCTGTTGATACCCATGTTTTCAGGGTGGCCAACCGCATCGGATTGACCAATGGCAAAACCCCGCTTGCGGTAGAAAAAGATCTGGTTAAAAACCTCCCGGAACACACCATCCATATCGCACACCACTGGCTGATTTTACATGGCAGATATGTTTGTGTGGCGCGTTCGCCCAAATGCAGCATTTGCGAGATTACTCACTTCTGCAGGTTTTATGAGAAAAACTATAAAACAACTAAAATAATTAGTGAAATTTAA